One Carassius gibelio isolate Cgi1373 ecotype wild population from Czech Republic chromosome B18, carGib1.2-hapl.c, whole genome shotgun sequence DNA segment encodes these proteins:
- the LOC127977571 gene encoding synemin → MFRMREPFESEKLQLQELNQRLNQYLMRAKQLEQENASLISEINSIRKNRSGEWENKHMSELREMRRLVERLSFEKSRAEMERQKLRNELQMLQAMRSEEASVSKGVDTELKGCERQLHNAIKTNSALEDRLIELENEYKFLEDAHRKEIAHLRDQAHSRTVRVVTQRYHAPPAVTMEEVQEYAANFNESWQGTLDMYRLKVEEIEESIKADQARLDDIQREKREYASQFKRLRDEIEKQTKVQLNLEEQLMNMQENFRAEICKYQAIIEELEYERRMLSNTISEKLKDHQDLLQVKMGLALEVAAYRALLEEEGRHAQSWSTQHSRERIIDIKLPTHPYTPRVSVNSASRPAIRKKAFTDVKYMEPISSLRTSSTSSQFHSYEPSRIVPISVSNRAQQSPASRRDMISFTKAVQAAASSTLEPGVSSVEIKREETDQRITRKEISQHSSKGSLDHTPCRIESTQSSTASKIEKANQVKVISPPVSFSKTTTEEKSQKDVEPTAKGIEAKQDKEKSKVTMEEERRDVKESTAKNDKGSENVGHKVFVGKEQVLDAVFMEEIIQQVMKPAGLDAKVSSSPDSNVTYHVEKTEEEDGTTKTQIVLQSKTEEEVDLSEDSALEELLSEEVKKVTLENIKGTPTGTMIENLLSLGRQGENLENRLVNVEIIEEQVNSDEEGEIEIEETVEIKSKQPNIDSSSFFYQIEELESDPKTMEPDESGSAEASQYGNIGSVQVREVTSDESLPYFSHGQDSQEYFVSTPEDNMSESEEGGRFMSYSHYGVVDDLSDERYYQEDDPKLPTAEGHSYRESPEYEHSFLRDNIQDCIIEEEVHVSPTLQQSIMGILREDTLDPEQQLRGALEQIQDTVSGALKEELAFFTKGRETPENVSVDIKKVEQVTDNGTMTIVAELNVSQTLEESGLLEAEGDDLSEEQIMAALSSSHPKLQQAIGGGAGAGYTMKISQEEIQTEGMPWMTDDQEIRQWSSTDEAGKTEKHIKLGPSEKSFTFQMDVNNGSSASASGGAVEVQRGGSATEFPQTQMIDPHLKVCHEKRIATVYLESPKE, encoded by the exons ATGTTTCGAATGAGGGAACCGTTTGAAAGCGAGAAGCTCCAACTGCAGGAGCTCAACCAAAGACTCAACCAGTACCTAATGCGCGCAAAACAGTTGGAACAAGAAAATGCCAGCTTGATAAGCGAAATTAATTCAATCCGAAAAAACAGGTCTGGAGAATGGGAAAACAAACACATGTCCGAGCTAAGGGAAATGAGGAGACTGGTGGAGCGGTTATCTTTCGAGAAAAGCAGAGCAGAGATGGAGCGCCAGAAGCTGCGCAATGAACTTCAGATGCTTCAAGCGATGCGTTCAGAGGAGGCTTCGGTGAGCAAAGGCGTCGACACGGAGCTGAAAGGCTGCGAGAGGCAGCTCCATAATGCTATTAAGACCAACAGTGCTTTGGAAGATCGCCTCATTGAGCTTGAAAACGAATATAAGTTTTTGGAAGATGCTCATAGAAAGGAAATCGCCCACCTGAGGGACCAGGCGCACTCCCGAACTGTACGTGTCGTGACTCAAAGGTATCACGCACCTCCAGCAGTTACGATGGAAGAGGTGCAGGAATATGCGGCCAACTTCAATGAAAGCTGGCAGGGGACTTTGGACATGTACCGCCTGAAGGTCGAGGAAATCGAAGAGTCTATAAAAGCAGACCAAGCGAGGCTCGACGACATTCAGAGGGAAAAGAGGGAATATGCTTCACAGTTCAAGAGGCTGCGTGACGAGATTGAGAAACAAACCAAAGTGCAGTTGAACCTTGAGGAGCAGCTCATGAACATGCAAGAAAATTTCAGAGCTGAGATCTGCAAGTATCAG GCTATCATTGAAGAACTGGAGTATGAGCGCAGAATGCTGTCTAACACCATCTCAGAGAAGCTGAAGGACCATCAGGATCTCTTACAGGTCAAGATGGGCCTTGCACTGGAAGTGGCTGCGTACAG GGCACTCTTGGAAGAAGAAGGAAGACATGCTCAATCGTGGTCTACTCAGCATTCAAGAGAAAGAATAATAG ATATAAAATTGCCGACCCATCCTTACACTCCAAGAGTGTCCGTCAATTCGGCAAGTCGACCAGCTATAAGAAAAAAAGCCTTTACAGATGTTAAATATATGGAACCAATTTCCAGCCTGAGAACCTCATCTACGTCAAGTCAATTTCATTCTTACGAACCCTCCAGGATCGTGCCTATCAGTGTATCAAATCGTGCCCAGCAAAGTCCTGCTTCAAGACGGGACATGATTTCCTTCACCAAAGCAGTGCAGGCAGCTGCTTCCAGTACCCTGGAGCCTGGAGTCTCTTCTGTTGAGATAAAAAGAGAGGAGACAGATCAGAGAATTACGAGAAAAGAGATTTCACAGCACTCTTCAAAGGGATCACTTGATCATACCCCCTGTAGAATCGAAAGTACACAGAGCTCTACAGCCTCAAAAATAGAGAAAGCAAATCAAGTGAAAGTGATATCACCTCCTGTGAGCTTCAGCAAGACCACCACTGAAGAAAAAAGCCAGAAAGATGTTGAACCAACAGCAAAAGGAATTGAAGCCAAACAAGATAAAGAAAAATCCAAGGTAACCATGGAAGAAGAAAGAAGGGATGTGAAAGAGTCAACAGCTAAAAATGATAAAGGGTCTGAAAATGTAGGGCATAAGGTGTTTGTAGGTAAGGAACAAGTTTTAGATGCAGTTTTTATGGAGGAAATCATTCAGCAAGTCATGAAACCAGCTGGTTTAGATGCTAAGGTCAGCTCATCCCCTGACTCAAATGTCACATATCATGTGGAGAAAACAGAGGAAGAGGATGGAACCACCAAGACTCAGATTGTCTTACAATCTAAAACTGAGGAGGAAGTGGACCTCTCTGAAGATTCTGCCTTGGAGGAACTTCTCAGTGAGGAAGTCAAGAAAGTCACCCTGGAGAACATCAAAGGAACCCCAACAGGAACCATGATCGAGAACCTGCTGAGTCTTGGCCGGCAAGGTGAAAATTTGGAAAATAGGTTGGTGAATGTGGAGATAATCGAAGAACAGGTGAACTCTGATGAGGAAGGTGAAATTGAAATAGAGGAGACTGTGGAGATTAAGTCCAAACAACCAAATATTGATTCCTCATCATTTTTCTACCAAATCGAGGAGCTGGAGAGTGACCCTAAGACCATGGAACCTGATGAGAGTGGTTCTGCTGAAGCCTCACAATATGGAAACATTGGCTCTGTACAGGTTCGGGAAGTTACCAGTGATGAAAGCTTACCCTACTTCTCACATGGCCAAGACTCACAAGAGTACTTCGTCTCCACTCCTGAAGACAATATGTCAGAGTCTGAGGAGGGTGGAAGGTTTATGTCTTATAGCCATTATGGAGTCGTTGATGATCTGTCTGATGAAAGATATTACCAGGAAGACGACCCTAAACTTCCTACTGCTGAAGGTCACAGTTACCGAGAATCACCTGAATACGAGCACTCGTTTTTGAGAGACAATATCCAAGACTGCATAATTGAAGAGGAGGTGCATGTCTCTCCCACACTACAACAGTCCATAATGGGGATCTTGAGGGAGGACACATTAGACCCCGAACAGCAGCTTAGAGGAGCATTAGAGCAAATCCAAGACACTGTATCTGGAGCTCTCAAGGAAGAGCTTGCCTTTTTTACAAAAGGTAGGGAGACTCCAGAAAATGTCTCTGTGGACATTAAAAAGGTAGAACAAGTTACAGACAATGGAACCATGACCATTGTAGCAGAGCTTAATGTTTCCCAGACACTGGAGGAGTCCGGGTTGCTGGAAGCAGAAGGAGATGATCTATCTGAAGAGCAGATAATGGCAGCACTAAGCTCATCCCACCCAAAGCTCCAGCAGGCTATCGGCGGAGGAGCTGGTGCCGGATACACCATGAAAATTTCCCAAGAGGAGATTCAAACGGAGGGAATGCCATGGATGACCGATGACCAAGAAATCCGACAGTGGAGCTCAACCGATGAGGCTGGCAAGACAGAAAAACACATCAAGCTGGGTCCCAGTGAGAAATCTTTTACTTTTCAGATGGACGTGAACAACGGCTCTTCTGCATCAGCGAGCGGAGGAGCTGTCGAAGTACAAAGAGGTGGCAGTGCTACTGAGTTCCCACAGACCCAGATGATTGACCCCCACTTGAAGGTCTGTCATGAGAAAAGAATCGCAACTGTTTATCTCGAAAGCCCCAAAGAGTGA
- the pgpep1l gene encoding pyroglutamyl-peptidase 1 gives MDTSYKIVVVTGFSPFRQYVVNPSWEAAKGLKMAGLGLDIEIHSKEIPVSYAKSQQVLDDIWQTMTPKVIIHLGIAPGAKGITLEQTGKNHCYKDRDVSGLCPDHHCCIEGGPDRLDSIIDMRSLTKHLKSMGLDVIYSRDAGRYLCDFVYYYSLYRGQGKAVLIHVPASGSLASPERLVPQLQTIIQAVLHQLDHPAHTQPQDR, from the exons ATGGACACTTCTTACAAAATTGTAGTTGTAACAG GTTTTAGTCCTTTCCGACAATATGTTGTGAATCCAAGTTGGGAGGCAGCTAAG GGTTTGAAGATGGCAGGACTTGGATTGGACATAGAAATCCATAGTAAGGAGATTCCTGTCAGTTATGCAAAATCCCAACAAGTCCTTGATGATATCTGGCAGACGATGACTCCAAAG GTTATTATCCATTTGGGCATAGCTCCAGGAGCCAAAGGCATCACATTGGAGCAAACAGGGAAGAACCACTGCTACAAAGACAGGGATGTGAGTGGTCTGTGCCCTGATCATCACTGCTGCATTGAGGGAGGACCAGACCGACTTGACTCCATCATAGACATGAGGTCCCTTACCAAGCATTTAAAAAGTATGGGGCTTGATGTCATCTACTCTAGGGATGCTGGGAG GTACCTGTGTGATTTCGTGTACTACTATTCGCTGTACCGTGGGCAGGGAAAGGCTGTGCTGATCCATGTGCCAGCCTCAGGGAGCCTGGCAAGCCCAGAGAGACTGGTACCACAACTCCAGACCATCATCCAGGCTGTGTTACACCAGCTGGAccatcctgcacacacacaaccTCAGGACAGGTAG